A single Candidatus Polarisedimenticolia bacterium DNA region contains:
- a CDS encoding cation:proton antiporter produces the protein MIQPPPLLWELFVIFALSIAVVFVFQKLRLPVLVGFLATGVIFGPHGVGLIRRSEDVETLAEIGVILLLFTIGIEFSISRLARMRREVLLGGPLQVFGTALVAILAALPFGVPWTESIVVGFLLAFSSTAIVLRVFAERGELVTPPARVSLGLLVFQDLCVVPVILLIPLLSDWGRQTPLKLLQVMGVSLLAVGAILLLARFAIPPFLRLVVGTRSREVFLISVILVVLGTAFASSLAGLSLALGAFIAGLVVSESEYGIQVLSDILPFRDSLNCLFFVSIGMLMDVRFVAQNAWGLALLLLLVIGVKFLIVTPVVGFLGYPIRVATQTGVSLAQVGEFSFVLALSAREFSLLSDGVYKTFLAVSVLSMIIAPFLMRLSGTVGRSLEGLPNLKRYFPGRTGDAPAGEIYSAEARPVLIVGFGLNGRNLARVLRRMEIPYRVLELNAEKVRASAREGEPIVYGDSTSREILSKIGIRSARSMVVAISDPAATQRTVQLARGLAPNLPILVRTRYVTEIDELYKLGADEVIPEELEASVEVCNRLLRRVGIPGNVIGKELRGIREERYGMFRDQTPSIAKISDLPEGILESNVETHTLLPGAWALGHSLRDLDLRAATGASVIAVMQEREVFANPDPDTPLSEKDTVILLGNQDQLALACHLLDLGPEGSPVRQAAPAGG, from the coding sequence ATGATCCAGCCGCCCCCGCTGCTGTGGGAACTGTTCGTCATCTTCGCTCTCTCCATCGCCGTCGTCTTCGTCTTCCAGAAATTGCGCCTCCCCGTCCTGGTCGGATTCCTGGCCACCGGCGTGATCTTTGGCCCGCACGGCGTCGGCCTGATCCGGCGCAGCGAGGATGTGGAGACGCTGGCGGAGATCGGCGTCATCCTGCTGCTGTTCACCATCGGCATCGAGTTCTCCATCTCGCGCCTGGCGCGCATGCGACGCGAGGTGCTCCTCGGCGGACCGCTCCAGGTGTTCGGCACGGCGCTGGTGGCGATCCTGGCCGCCCTCCCGTTCGGCGTCCCCTGGACCGAGTCGATCGTCGTCGGCTTCCTGCTCGCCTTCTCCAGTACCGCCATCGTCCTGCGGGTCTTCGCCGAGCGCGGCGAGCTGGTCACGCCGCCGGCCCGTGTCTCTTTGGGGCTGCTCGTCTTCCAGGACCTCTGTGTGGTGCCGGTCATCCTCTTGATTCCGCTGCTCTCCGACTGGGGCCGGCAGACACCGCTCAAGCTCCTGCAGGTCATGGGCGTCTCGCTCCTCGCGGTCGGCGCCATCTTGCTGCTGGCCCGCTTCGCCATTCCGCCTTTCCTGCGGCTGGTGGTCGGGACGCGCAGCCGCGAAGTCTTCCTGATCTCGGTCATTCTGGTGGTCCTGGGGACCGCCTTCGCCAGCTCGCTGGCCGGGCTTTCGCTGGCGCTCGGGGCCTTCATCGCGGGGCTGGTGGTCTCTGAGTCGGAGTACGGCATCCAGGTCCTCTCCGACATCCTCCCCTTCCGCGACTCGCTGAACTGCCTCTTCTTCGTCTCCATCGGCATGCTCATGGACGTGCGCTTCGTCGCCCAGAATGCCTGGGGTCTGGCGCTGCTGCTCCTGCTGGTCATCGGAGTGAAGTTCCTGATCGTCACGCCGGTCGTCGGCTTTCTCGGCTATCCGATCCGGGTGGCGACGCAGACCGGCGTGTCGCTCGCGCAGGTGGGAGAGTTCTCCTTCGTCCTGGCACTGTCGGCGCGCGAGTTCAGCCTCCTGTCCGACGGTGTGTACAAGACCTTCCTCGCCGTGAGCGTCCTGTCGATGATCATCGCGCCGTTCCTGATGCGGCTCTCGGGAACGGTGGGGCGGAGCCTGGAAGGTCTCCCCAATCTGAAGCGCTACTTTCCCGGGCGGACCGGCGACGCACCGGCCGGCGAGATCTACTCGGCCGAGGCGCGGCCCGTCCTGATCGTCGGCTTCGGACTGAACGGCCGGAACCTGGCGCGGGTGTTGCGGCGGATGGAAATCCCTTACCGAGTCCTGGAGCTGAATGCCGAGAAGGTTCGTGCCTCGGCGCGCGAAGGAGAGCCGATCGTCTACGGCGATTCGACCAGCCGCGAGATCCTGTCGAAGATCGGGATCCGCTCGGCTCGCTCCATGGTGGTGGCGATCTCCGATCCGGCCGCCACGCAGCGCACCGTGCAGCTGGCGCGCGGGCTGGCGCCCAATCTGCCGATTCTGGTACGCACGCGCTACGTCACCGAGATCGACGAGCTCTACAAGCTGGGAGCGGACGAGGTGATCCCGGAGGAGCTCGAGGCTTCGGTGGAAGTCTGCAACCGGCTGCTGCGGCGCGTCGGCATCCCCGGGAACGTGATCGGCAAGGAGCTGCGCGGCATCCGGGAGGAGCGCTACGGCATGTTCCGCGACCAGACGCCGAGCATCGCGAAGATATCGGACCTGCCGGAAGGGATTCTCGAATCCAACGTCGAGACGCACACGCTGCTGCCGGGCGCCTGGGCCCTGGGCCACAGCCTGCGGGATCTCGATCTACGCGCCGCCACCGGAGCTTCGGTGATCGCGGTGATGCAGGAGCGCGAAGTCTTCGCCAATCCCGACCCCGACACCCCCCTGAGCGAGAAGGACACCGTCATCCTTCTCGGGAACCAGGATCAACTCGCCCTCGCCTGCCATCTCCTGGACCTGGGCCCCGAGGGATCTCCGGTGCGGCAAGCGGCCCCCGCCGGGGGTTGA
- the pruA gene encoding L-glutamate gamma-semialdehyde dehydrogenase gives MRAEFRNEPLTDFTQPENREAFEAALTKVRGDLGREHPLRIGGKSVKVGKTFDSINPSQPSQIIGKFQSAGVREAELALEAAEKAFGTWKRETPERRAELLFRTAALLREQKHEFSALMVLEVGKSWPEADGDTAEAIDFLEFYGREALRYAADHPLTRIPGEKNELRYVPLGVGLAVPPWNFPLAIMAGMTTAAIVTGNTVILKPSSDAPAIAARFMTALEDSGLPPGVVNFLTGSGGTIGDFLVENPRVRFVSFTGSKEVGLGINEKAAKPRSGQIWIKRVVAEMGGKDFILVDETADPESAASGIVAAAFGYQGQKCSACSRAIVHRSLYDEVVRRVVEKTRTLRVGPTESSETQVGPVINAGAQKKILEYIEVGKSEGKLLAGGEKAPGEGFFIQPTVFGDIKPGARIAREEIFGPVLAILPTSSYEEGVKMANDSEYGLTGSLYSEDRDRLEEAKDVLHVGNLYLNRKCTGALVGVHPFGGFNMSGTDSKAGGRDYLLLFLQAKAISEAIR, from the coding sequence ATGCGCGCGGAATTCAGGAACGAGCCGCTCACCGATTTCACCCAACCGGAAAACCGCGAAGCCTTCGAGGCCGCCCTGACGAAGGTGCGAGGCGATCTGGGGCGCGAGCATCCGCTGCGAATCGGCGGCAAGAGCGTCAAAGTCGGCAAGACCTTCGATTCGATCAACCCTTCCCAGCCGTCGCAGATCATCGGGAAGTTCCAGTCGGCCGGAGTGCGTGAGGCGGAGCTGGCTCTGGAGGCTGCCGAGAAGGCCTTCGGCACCTGGAAACGCGAGACTCCGGAACGCCGGGCCGAGCTGCTGTTCCGCACCGCGGCCCTCCTGCGCGAGCAAAAGCATGAGTTCTCGGCGCTGATGGTCCTGGAGGTCGGGAAGTCGTGGCCCGAGGCCGACGGCGACACGGCCGAAGCGATCGATTTCCTGGAATTCTACGGGCGCGAGGCGCTGCGCTACGCGGCGGATCATCCGCTGACACGCATTCCGGGCGAAAAAAACGAGCTGCGTTACGTGCCGCTCGGGGTGGGGCTGGCGGTGCCGCCCTGGAACTTCCCGCTGGCCATCATGGCGGGGATGACGACCGCTGCGATTGTCACCGGCAACACCGTTATCCTGAAGCCTTCCAGCGATGCGCCGGCAATCGCTGCCCGCTTCATGACCGCGCTGGAGGATTCGGGGCTGCCACCGGGGGTGGTCAACTTCCTCACCGGCAGCGGCGGCACCATCGGCGACTTCCTGGTGGAAAACCCGCGTGTCCGCTTCGTCAGCTTCACCGGCTCGAAGGAGGTGGGGCTGGGAATCAACGAGAAAGCGGCGAAGCCGCGCTCCGGGCAGATCTGGATCAAGCGTGTCGTGGCGGAGATGGGCGGCAAGGATTTCATCCTGGTGGACGAGACGGCCGATCCCGAATCAGCCGCCTCAGGCATCGTGGCGGCCGCTTTCGGCTACCAGGGGCAGAAGTGCTCGGCCTGCTCGCGCGCCATCGTCCACCGCAGCCTCTACGACGAGGTCGTCCGGCGGGTGGTCGAGAAGACGCGGACCCTGAGGGTCGGGCCGACCGAGTCATCGGAGACGCAGGTCGGCCCGGTGATCAACGCCGGCGCGCAGAAGAAGATCCTCGAGTACATCGAGGTCGGCAAATCGGAAGGGAAGCTCCTGGCCGGAGGGGAGAAGGCGCCCGGGGAGGGGTTCTTCATCCAGCCGACGGTCTTCGGCGACATCAAGCCGGGCGCGCGCATCGCGCGCGAGGAGATCTTCGGCCCCGTCCTGGCGATTCTGCCCACCTCCAGCTACGAGGAGGGGGTGAAGATGGCGAACGACTCCGAATATGGTCTCACCGGCTCCCTCTATTCGGAGGATCGCGACCGACTGGAGGAGGCTAAAGACGTCCTGCACGTCGGCAACCTCTATCTCAACCGGAAGTGCACCGGCGCCCTGGTGGGAGTCCATCCCTTCGGGGGATTCAATATGTCGGGCACCGACTCGAAGGCGGGCGGCAGGGACTACCTTCTTCTCTTCCTGCAGGCGAAGGCAATTTCCGAGGCAATCCGCTAG
- a CDS encoding MBL fold metallo-hydrolase: MSQSPNDSLYFRQLLAGRDFAVSDPVAGQMVNFVYLIGDAKTRECLLVDPAWDVESLVRIAQADDMKVIGALGSHYHPDHLGGDMMGFSVEGARKLLELVPVKIHVHEKEIPWVKRVTGLSDSDLAAHAGSDTLKVGSIPIQFVHTPGHTQGSTCFLVGGDRLVAGDTLFVGSCGRVDLPGSDPEEMYRSLTQRLSKLPDDVTLYPGHDYGDSPTSTLGEQRRSNYAMRVPTLDQWLSMMGRG; the protein is encoded by the coding sequence TTGAGCCAATCCCCGAACGATTCACTCTATTTCCGGCAGCTGCTGGCGGGGCGCGATTTCGCCGTCTCGGACCCGGTGGCGGGCCAGATGGTGAACTTCGTCTACCTGATCGGCGACGCGAAGACCCGCGAATGCCTCCTGGTGGATCCCGCCTGGGACGTGGAGTCGCTGGTCCGGATCGCGCAGGCCGACGACATGAAGGTGATCGGCGCGCTCGGGAGCCACTACCACCCCGATCATCTGGGCGGCGACATGATGGGCTTCTCGGTGGAGGGAGCCCGCAAGCTCCTGGAGCTGGTTCCCGTCAAGATCCATGTGCACGAGAAGGAAATCCCGTGGGTCAAGCGGGTCACCGGACTTTCCGATTCCGATCTCGCAGCGCACGCCGGGAGTGACACGTTGAAGGTGGGATCGATCCCGATCCAGTTCGTCCACACCCCCGGCCACACGCAGGGAAGCACCTGCTTCCTGGTCGGCGGCGATCGCCTGGTGGCCGGCGACACGCTGTTCGTCGGGAGCTGCGGGCGGGTGGACCTGCCGGGGAGCGATCCGGAGGAGATGTATCGCAGCCTGACCCAGCGCCTGTCGAAGCTCCCCGACGACGTCACCCTCTACCCGGGGCACGACTACGGAGACTCCCCCACTTCCACGCTGGGAGAGCAGCGCCGCTCGAACTACGCCATGCGCGTCCCGACGCTGGACCAGTGGCTTTCGATGATGGGCCGCGGCTGA
- a CDS encoding LeuA family protein → MPEKPDINREGLIYDWNRAGTEPAPRGRVQLDDETLRDGIQGPSVVDPGIDEKQELLLLMDALGIDTADIGLPGAGARAVEDVTALSSFIRDRHLKLKPNCAARTIQRDVEPIARISQKVGIPIEACLFIGSSPIRLYSEDWTLDTLLRHTEESITFAVKEGLPVMYVTEDTTRADPEALRALYSTAIRCGARRLCVCDTVGHALPEGVDRLVRHVVGIVEEAGDEEVGVDWHGHRDRGMAVANTLAALRAGATRVHGCALGVGERAGNTPIDLLLVNLKLLGWIDRDLTRLGDYCAAAARALKVTIPRNYPVVGSDAFETGTGVHAAAVIKAFRKGDEWLADRVYSGVPAADFGLKQRIRIGPMSGKSNVTWWLEEHGIPASPETVERIFNAAKQSSRLLEDDEIQALAAGGVKR, encoded by the coding sequence ATGCCTGAAAAACCTGATATCAATCGCGAAGGATTGATCTACGACTGGAACCGCGCCGGGACCGAGCCGGCGCCGCGCGGGCGCGTCCAGCTGGACGACGAGACCCTGCGGGACGGGATCCAGGGACCCTCGGTCGTCGACCCGGGCATCGACGAGAAGCAGGAGCTCCTGCTGCTCATGGACGCGCTCGGAATCGACACCGCCGACATCGGGTTGCCGGGGGCCGGAGCGCGCGCGGTCGAGGACGTCACCGCCCTCAGCAGCTTCATCCGCGACCGCCATCTGAAGCTCAAGCCGAACTGCGCCGCCCGCACCATCCAGCGCGACGTGGAGCCGATCGCCCGCATCTCGCAGAAGGTCGGGATCCCGATCGAGGCCTGCCTGTTCATCGGCTCCTCACCGATCCGCCTCTATTCCGAGGACTGGACGCTCGACACCCTCCTGCGCCACACCGAGGAATCGATCACCTTCGCGGTGAAGGAGGGACTGCCGGTGATGTACGTGACCGAGGACACCACGCGCGCCGATCCCGAGGCGCTGCGGGCCCTCTATTCGACGGCCATCCGCTGCGGCGCGCGCCGCCTCTGCGTCTGCGACACCGTGGGTCACGCCCTTCCGGAGGGAGTGGACCGTCTGGTGCGCCACGTCGTCGGCATCGTCGAGGAAGCGGGAGATGAAGAGGTCGGGGTCGACTGGCACGGACACCGGGATCGCGGCATGGCGGTGGCCAACACCCTCGCCGCCCTGCGTGCCGGCGCGACGCGCGTGCACGGCTGCGCCCTGGGAGTCGGCGAGCGCGCCGGCAACACGCCGATCGATCTTCTCCTGGTCAATCTGAAGCTGCTGGGCTGGATCGATCGCGACCTGACGCGCCTGGGCGATTATTGCGCCGCCGCCGCGCGCGCTCTCAAGGTGACGATCCCGCGCAACTACCCGGTGGTGGGCAGCGACGCGTTCGAGACCGGCACCGGTGTGCACGCGGCCGCGGTCATCAAGGCCTTCCGCAAAGGAGACGAGTGGCTGGCCGACCGGGTCTACTCCGGCGTCCCCGCGGCCGATTTCGGCTTGAAGCAGCGCATCCGGATCGGCCCGATGTCGGGGAAATCCAACGTCACCTGGTGGCTCGAGGAGCACGGGATCCCGGCCAGCCCCGAGACGGTGGAAAGGATCTTCAACGCCGCCAAGCAGTCCAGCCGGCTCCTGGAAGACGATGAGATCCAGGCCCTGGCGGCCGGGGGAGTGAAGCGATGA
- a CDS encoding metallopeptidase family protein encodes MRRADFRRLVSEALEDLPAEFMEKMNNVEIVVEGMPTLDQEELSEGGEEDGLLMGLYEGTPLTERGADYSSLPDRITLFQDNIEAVCESEEEIRDEVRTTVLHEIAHHFGMGEERLEELDY; translated from the coding sequence ATGCGCCGCGCCGATTTCCGGCGGCTGGTCTCCGAGGCCCTCGAAGACCTTCCCGCCGAGTTCATGGAGAAGATGAACAACGTCGAGATCGTCGTGGAGGGAATGCCGACCCTGGATCAGGAGGAGCTGTCCGAAGGGGGCGAGGAGGACGGTCTGCTCATGGGTCTTTACGAAGGCACTCCTCTGACCGAGAGGGGCGCCGATTACAGCTCGCTCCCGGATCGGATTACCCTGTTCCAGGACAACATCGAGGCGGTGTGCGAAAGCGAGGAGGAGATCCGCGATGAGGTCCGGACCACCGTGCTGCACGAGATCGCGCACCATTTCGGAATGGGAGAGGAGCGCCTCGAGGAACTGGATTATTGA
- a CDS encoding CPBP family intramembrane glutamic endopeptidase — protein sequence MTAVTRPAARFQDLVAPAPAITITLLFLGVALLENTVAPWAPFYFIYIWLTTCLPMGVGGLPFVHVKKLKTGPWITLVALAIGLQLFSVAWSGALYPKLLQASGVAPELTSSPAYDTSAALQAMLSTAATHWKTSLGKIQFWYLAVIFLWAGFGEEIFFRGYLYRSLRGRWGVAAAAAVSSLLFGFRHATQLGLLAPDYPWGAAIAWSLFATVAGLGFCWLFEKTGSLTAPILAHYLLNLVPLVALASGSR from the coding sequence ATGACGGCGGTTACCCGACCCGCGGCGCGCTTCCAGGATCTCGTTGCGCCGGCTCCGGCCATCACCATCACGCTCCTGTTCCTCGGGGTGGCGCTTCTCGAGAACACCGTGGCCCCCTGGGCGCCCTTCTATTTCATCTACATCTGGCTGACCACCTGCCTCCCCATGGGAGTCGGCGGCCTTCCTTTCGTCCACGTGAAAAAGCTTAAGACCGGCCCCTGGATCACCCTCGTCGCCCTCGCCATCGGCTTGCAGCTGTTCTCCGTCGCCTGGAGCGGGGCGCTCTATCCGAAGCTTCTCCAGGCCTCCGGGGTTGCGCCGGAGCTGACTTCGAGTCCGGCCTACGACACCTCCGCGGCGCTGCAGGCGATGCTGAGCACCGCGGCGACGCATTGGAAGACTAGCTTGGGGAAGATCCAGTTCTGGTACCTTGCGGTGATCTTCCTATGGGCGGGATTCGGAGAGGAGATCTTCTTCCGCGGATACCTCTATCGGTCGCTGCGCGGCCGGTGGGGGGTGGCGGCCGCCGCGGCCGTTTCATCGCTGCTTTTCGGGTTCCGTCACGCGACCCAGCTCGGGCTGCTGGCTCCCGATTATCCGTGGGGGGCGGCGATCGCCTGGTCGCTGTTCGCCACGGTGGCCGGGCTGGGCTTCTGCTGGCTCTTCGAGAAAACGGGATCCTTGACCGCGCCCATCCTGGCGCATTACCTGTTGAACCTTGTTCCGCTGGTCGCGCTCGCGTCCGGATCCCGGTAA